One stretch of Methyloversatilis sp. RAC08 DNA includes these proteins:
- a CDS encoding response regulator: MTEPLLRTIMLIDDSEADNFFHGLLLERSGLALRVKVFEWAEKALAWFADNPFHDVDLVLLDINMPRMDGFEFLDHFHLLPDEHKGDARICMLSSSPLDHERERALGYPRVADFIVKPLEDETLPQLVRARTIR; this comes from the coding sequence ATGACCGAGCCATTGCTGCGCACCATCATGCTGATCGACGACAGCGAGGCCGACAATTTCTTTCACGGTCTGCTGCTGGAACGCTCCGGGCTGGCGTTGCGCGTGAAGGTATTCGAGTGGGCGGAGAAGGCGCTCGCGTGGTTTGCCGACAACCCGTTCCACGACGTCGATCTCGTGCTGCTCGACATCAACATGCCGCGCATGGACGGTTTCGAGTTTCTCGACCACTTTCATCTGCTGCCCGACGAGCACAAGGGCGACGCACGCATCTGCATGCTCAGCTCATCACCGCTGGACCACGAACGAGAACGCGCATTGGGTTACCCGCGGGTGGCCGATTTCATCGTGAAGCCGCTGGAAGACGAAACGCTGCCTCAACTGGTCAGGGCGCGCACCATCCGCTGA
- a CDS encoding GNAT family N-acetyltransferase, producing MSALTVVVGDWALLEPALRAVREAVFIVEQGIPAELEWDTDDATSRHALACVDGAPVACGRLLPDGHIGRMAVRAPWRGQGIGRAILDALIDSARQGGLPLLQLHAQMHATGFYERARFTAEGPPFDEVGIVHQRMVRALTS from the coding sequence TTGAGCGCACTCACGGTCGTCGTCGGGGATTGGGCGCTGCTCGAGCCGGCGCTCAGGGCTGTGCGCGAGGCGGTGTTCATCGTCGAACAGGGCATTCCGGCCGAGCTGGAGTGGGACACCGACGACGCGACCAGCCGGCATGCGCTGGCTTGCGTCGATGGCGCACCGGTGGCCTGCGGACGCCTGCTGCCGGACGGCCACATCGGACGCATGGCGGTACGGGCGCCCTGGCGCGGGCAAGGCATCGGCCGGGCGATTCTGGATGCGCTGATCGATTCGGCGCGACAGGGCGGTCTGCCCTTGCTGCAGTTGCACGCCCAGATGCACGCCACCGGGTTTTACGAAAGGGCCCGATTCACCGCCGAGGGGCCGCCGTTCGACGAAGTCGGCATCGTGCATCAGCGGATGGTGCGCGCCCTGACCAGTTGA
- a CDS encoding L,D-transpeptidase, with amino-acid sequence MRLALDIPTQWMQLYDDRDVLIRRYRVSTARNGSGEQRGSYCTPRGRHIIRARIGAGSPSNTVFVRRRPTGECWSPELAASHPDRDWILTRILWLSGCEPGFNRLGEVDTMRRFIYLHGSPDTAEMGVPGSIGCVRMRNRDIIELFDLVPAGTPVDIRD; translated from the coding sequence ATGCGCCTGGCGCTCGACATTCCCACCCAGTGGATGCAACTGTACGACGATCGTGACGTGCTGATCCGTCGTTACCGCGTATCCACGGCGCGCAACGGCAGTGGAGAGCAGCGCGGCAGCTACTGCACACCGCGCGGACGCCACATCATCCGCGCGCGCATCGGTGCGGGCTCGCCGTCGAATACCGTTTTCGTGCGGCGTCGCCCGACCGGCGAATGCTGGTCACCCGAACTCGCGGCCAGTCACCCCGACCGCGACTGGATACTGACCCGCATCCTGTGGCTGTCGGGTTGCGAGCCGGGCTTCAACCGTCTGGGCGAGGTCGATACGATGCGCCGCTTCATCTATCTGCACGGCAGTCCGGACACGGCAGAAATGGGGGTGCCCGGGTCGATCGGCTGCGTGCGCATGCGCAATCGCGACATCATCGAACTGTTCGATCTGGTGCCGGCCGGCACACCGGTGGATATCCGCGATTGA
- the tadA gene encoding tRNA adenosine(34) deaminase TadA produces the protein MSGTETDLAFMNEALALAREAGALGEVPVGAVVVCDGEIVGRGYNRPIMAHDPTAHAEVMALRAAGQALGNYRMPGCTLYVTLEPCAMCSGAIQHARIARVVFGARDLKTGACGSVTDLFAEARLNHHATVESGLLEAECGRLLSDFFAARRRRTDTA, from the coding sequence ATGAGCGGCACCGAAACCGATCTCGCGTTCATGAACGAAGCACTTGCGCTCGCGCGCGAGGCCGGTGCGCTGGGCGAGGTGCCGGTCGGTGCCGTCGTCGTGTGCGACGGCGAAATCGTCGGCCGCGGCTACAACCGGCCCATCATGGCGCACGACCCGACGGCGCACGCCGAGGTGATGGCGCTGCGGGCCGCCGGCCAGGCCCTCGGCAATTACCGCATGCCGGGCTGCACGCTCTACGTGACGCTCGAACCCTGTGCCATGTGCAGCGGCGCGATCCAGCATGCGCGCATCGCGCGCGTGGTGTTCGGGGCGCGCGATCTCAAGACCGGTGCCTGCGGCAGCGTGACCGACCTGTTTGCAGAAGCGCGTCTGAATCACCACGCGACGGTTGAATCCGGTCTGCTCGAAGCGGAATGCGGCCGTCTGCTGAGCGATTTCTTCGCCGCCCGCCGGCGTCGCACCGATACCGCCTGA
- the xrtB gene encoding exosortase B: MRLGLHALSAGWAPFWIVIAGMAAMYGPSFHDLFNGIWATDENAHGPIVLAVALWLLYTKWNEIADSIEYAPAPALGWPVLVFSLLLYALGRSQDILIFEIGSLIPLLAGLLLVFFGKSTLLRLWFPLFFMLFMIPLPGVLVDTITQPMKMGVSWAAEHLLYALGYPIARTGVILVIGQYQLLVADACAGLHSLFTLEALGLLYLNLVKHDSLSRNITLAILIVPISFCANVIRVIVLTLITYHFGDEAGQGFLHGFAGMVLFISALILIIGVDSMLRFGVRVAEPRAN, translated from the coding sequence ATGCGGCTCGGTCTGCATGCCCTGTCTGCAGGCTGGGCCCCATTCTGGATCGTCATCGCCGGCATGGCGGCCATGTACGGGCCGAGCTTCCACGACCTGTTCAATGGCATATGGGCCACCGACGAGAACGCGCACGGCCCGATCGTGCTCGCCGTTGCCCTCTGGCTGCTGTACACCAAGTGGAACGAGATCGCCGACAGCATCGAGTACGCACCGGCGCCCGCGCTCGGCTGGCCGGTACTGGTGTTTTCGCTGCTGCTGTACGCGCTCGGGCGCTCGCAGGACATCCTGATCTTCGAAATCGGCTCGCTCATTCCGCTGCTGGCCGGGCTGCTGCTGGTGTTCTTCGGCAAGTCGACGCTGCTCAGGCTGTGGTTTCCGCTGTTCTTCATGCTGTTCATGATTCCGCTGCCCGGTGTGCTGGTCGACACCATCACGCAGCCGATGAAGATGGGCGTGTCCTGGGCGGCGGAACATCTGCTGTACGCCCTGGGTTACCCGATCGCCCGTACCGGCGTCATTCTCGTCATCGGTCAGTATCAGCTGCTGGTGGCGGATGCCTGCGCCGGCCTGCATTCGCTGTTCACGCTGGAAGCGCTCGGCCTGCTCTACCTCAATCTGGTGAAGCACGATTCGCTGAGCCGCAACATCACGCTGGCCATCCTGATCGTGCCGATCTCGTTCTGCGCCAACGTCATCCGGGTCATCGTGCTGACGCTGATCACCTACCACTTCGGTGACGAGGCAGGGCAGGGCTTCCTGCATGGCTTTGCCGGCATGGTGCTGTTCATCAGCGCGCTCATCCTGATCATCGGCGTCGATTCAATGCTGCGCTTCGGCGTGCGGGTGGCCGAGCCACGCGCCAACTGA
- the epsG gene encoding chain length determinant protein tyrosine kinase EpsG → MNASTSLDTGSGRAIGAILIDAGRLSPDGAERILRAQRDGGLRFGDAAISLGLLKESDIQFALSRQFDYPFLQPGESSVSDEVVAAYRPFTHQVEELRALRSQLMLRWFDAEAERKTLAIVSPERGEGRSFIAANLAVVFSQLGERTLLIDADMRNPRQHMMFSVSNRLGLSETLVGRGGPEAVQRVPALLDLCVMPAGAVPPNPQELLSRPMFSQLLGQLAKDFDVILIDTPAGAEYADAQTIAVRASGALMVARKNVSRASRLHRLADELVTASATLVGSVMNEP, encoded by the coding sequence ATGAATGCATCCACTTCGCTCGACACCGGCTCCGGCCGGGCCATCGGCGCAATCCTCATCGACGCCGGCCGGCTCAGCCCGGACGGCGCCGAACGTATCCTGCGCGCCCAGCGCGACGGCGGTCTGCGCTTTGGCGATGCGGCGATTTCGCTCGGTCTGCTGAAGGAATCCGACATCCAGTTCGCGCTGTCACGGCAGTTTGACTACCCCTTCCTGCAACCCGGCGAAAGCAGTGTCAGCGACGAGGTCGTTGCGGCTTACCGTCCCTTCACGCACCAGGTCGAAGAGTTGCGTGCGCTGCGCAGCCAGTTGATGCTGCGCTGGTTCGATGCCGAGGCCGAGCGCAAGACGCTGGCCATCGTCAGCCCGGAACGCGGCGAAGGGCGCAGCTTCATCGCGGCCAATCTGGCCGTGGTTTTTTCTCAGCTCGGCGAGCGCACGCTGCTGATCGATGCCGACATGCGCAATCCGCGCCAGCACATGATGTTTTCCGTCAGCAACCGGCTCGGCCTGTCGGAAACGCTGGTCGGACGCGGTGGCCCGGAAGCGGTGCAACGCGTGCCGGCGCTGCTTGACCTGTGCGTCATGCCGGCGGGTGCGGTGCCGCCGAATCCGCAGGAGCTGCTGTCGCGACCGATGTTCAGCCAGCTGCTCGGCCAGCTGGCGAAGGATTTCGACGTGATCCTGATCGACACGCCAGCAGGCGCCGAATACGCCGATGCCCAGACCATCGCCGTGCGGGCCAGTGGCGCGCTGATGGTGGCGCGCAAGAACGTGAGCCGCGCGTCGCGCCTGCACCGTCTGGCGGACGAGCTGGTCACCGCGAGTGCCACCCTGGTGGGCTCGGTGATGAACGAGCCCTGA
- the epsF gene encoding chain length determinant protein EpsF: protein MTFQQFLLILRARWLVGLAVLFVVVATTVAVSLVLPKQYESAASVLIDVKSPDPILGVTLPGLVSPGYMATQIDIVTSDRVAQRVVRVLGFEKSAQAVEQWREATEGRGSIEAYFAELLKKKLDVRPSRESNVLSIAFSGQDPAFSAAVANAFAQAYIDTNLELKIEPAKQYAAWFSGQSKSLREELEKAQTKLSEFQKESGIVNTDERLDIENARLAELSSQYTAIQAQRSDSASRQAQVSQSQIETLPEVQQNSLIIGLKSELARGEARMTDASQRFGRNHPEYQRAQGEVDSLRAKLEAEMKKVASTLGTSNRVNVQREAEVKASLAAQKDKVLELKKQRDDLAVLQREVESAQRAYDAVAQRFTQTSLESQTTQTNIVVLTPATPPLEHSSPNLLLNTLVAIFLGVLLAVGTVLLLELLDQRIRGDDDLQQLLGVPVLGLISTAKFGKGAKRARAAVA from the coding sequence ATGACTTTTCAGCAGTTTCTTCTGATTCTTCGCGCACGCTGGCTGGTCGGGCTCGCCGTGCTCTTCGTGGTGGTTGCAACGACCGTGGCGGTGAGTCTCGTTCTGCCCAAGCAGTACGAGTCGGCGGCATCGGTGCTGATCGACGTCAAGTCGCCGGACCCCATTCTCGGCGTCACCCTGCCGGGGCTGGTTTCGCCGGGCTACATGGCAACGCAGATCGACATCGTGACCTCGGACCGCGTTGCGCAGCGCGTGGTGCGGGTGCTTGGTTTCGAAAAGAGTGCGCAGGCGGTCGAACAGTGGCGCGAGGCGACCGAAGGCAGGGGCTCGATCGAGGCCTACTTCGCCGAGCTTTTGAAGAAGAAGCTCGATGTGCGCCCGTCGCGTGAATCGAACGTGCTGTCGATCGCGTTTTCCGGCCAGGATCCGGCGTTTTCGGCGGCCGTCGCGAATGCCTTTGCCCAGGCCTACATCGATACCAATCTCGAACTGAAGATCGAGCCCGCAAAGCAGTACGCCGCGTGGTTCTCGGGGCAGTCGAAGTCGTTGCGCGAAGAGCTCGAAAAGGCGCAGACCAAGCTGTCGGAGTTCCAGAAGGAAAGCGGCATCGTTAACACCGACGAGCGGCTCGACATCGAGAATGCCCGTCTGGCCGAACTGTCGAGCCAATACACGGCGATTCAGGCGCAGCGCAGCGACAGCGCATCGCGTCAGGCTCAGGTCAGCCAGTCGCAGATCGAAACGCTGCCCGAAGTGCAGCAGAATTCTCTCATCATCGGGCTCAAGTCCGAACTTGCGCGCGGCGAGGCGCGCATGACCGATGCCAGTCAGCGTTTCGGACGCAATCATCCGGAGTACCAGCGCGCACAGGGCGAAGTGGATTCGCTGCGCGCCAAGCTGGAAGCTGAAATGAAGAAGGTCGCCAGCACGCTGGGTACCAGCAACCGGGTCAATGTGCAGCGGGAAGCGGAGGTCAAGGCGTCCCTGGCGGCACAGAAGGACAAGGTTCTGGAACTGAAGAAGCAGCGTGACGATCTGGCAGTGCTGCAGCGCGAGGTCGAAAGTGCGCAGCGCGCCTACGATGCCGTGGCGCAGCGCTTCACTCAGACCAGCCTGGAAAGTCAGACCACGCAGACCAATATCGTCGTGCTGACGCCGGCCACGCCGCCGCTGGAACATTCCAGCCCGAACCTGCTGCTGAACACGCTGGTTGCCATATTCCTCGGCGTGCTGCTGGCCGTGGGCACCGTGCTGCTGCTCGAACTGCTCGACCAGCGCATCCGCGGTGATGATGACCTGCAGCAGCTTCTCGGGGTGCCCGTACTGGGTCTGATCTCGACCGCCAAATTCGGCAAGGGCGCCAAGCGCGCCCGCGCAGCCGTCGCCTGA
- the epsE gene encoding polysaccharide export protein EpsE has product MTKFLRLLCAFWFSALLLPMAHAVDAREYALGSGDVVRVTVFQNPDLTVETRVTENGSITYPLIGAVNVGGLTLPATEKLIADKLREGGFVLKPQVNVLVLQIRGNQVSVLGQVNRPGRYPIEIAGTTVTDILAIAGGASVNGADVVTLVGTRNGQPFRMEIDVPSLFQPDGMKSDIAVQGGDMLYVHRAPVFYIYGEVNRPGAYRLERGMSVMQALAQGGGITLRGTDKRIRLHRRNATGQVDTMEPEMALPLQSDDVVYVRESLF; this is encoded by the coding sequence ATGACGAAGTTTTTGCGCCTGCTGTGTGCATTCTGGTTCAGCGCACTCCTGCTGCCGATGGCCCATGCGGTCGATGCCCGTGAATACGCGCTGGGTTCCGGCGACGTGGTCCGTGTGACCGTGTTCCAGAATCCCGATCTCACCGTTGAAACGCGGGTGACCGAGAACGGCAGCATCACCTATCCGTTGATCGGGGCGGTCAACGTCGGCGGCCTTACGCTTCCGGCCACCGAGAAGCTGATCGCCGACAAGCTGCGTGAAGGCGGCTTCGTGCTGAAGCCTCAGGTCAACGTGCTGGTACTGCAGATCCGCGGCAATCAGGTTTCGGTGCTCGGACAGGTGAATCGTCCGGGGCGCTACCCGATCGAGATCGCCGGCACGACCGTAACCGACATCCTTGCGATCGCCGGTGGTGCGTCGGTCAATGGCGCAGACGTCGTCACGCTGGTCGGTACGCGCAACGGCCAGCCGTTCCGTATGGAAATCGATGTACCTTCGCTGTTCCAGCCGGACGGCATGAAGTCGGACATCGCCGTGCAGGGCGGTGACATGCTGTATGTGCATCGCGCGCCCGTGTTCTACATCTACGGCGAAGTGAATCGCCCCGGAGCCTATCGCCTCGAGCGCGGCATGTCGGTCATGCAGGCGCTTGCCCAGGGCGGCGGCATCACGCTGCGCGGCACAGACAAGCGCATCCGGCTGCATCGGCGCAACGCGACGGGCCAGGTTGATACGATGGAACCCGAAATGGCGTTGCCACTGCAGAGTGATGATGTCGTGTATGTGCGCGAAAGCCTTTTCTGA
- a CDS encoding EpsD family peptidyl-prolyl cis-trans isomerase has protein sequence MSHHAGRALVLSILATAMLAACGGESGDKKVATQVAAKVNGGEVSVHQINQVMQRTNVSSPEQAKAASRQVLERLIDQELLVQQAIDKKLDRDPKTLQAIEAAKREVLSRAYLEQVSAVAPKPTESEITAYYAEHPELFAERRIFSLRELAIQAGPEFMPKLQGYMAEPRNMQQVAEWLRSENVRFTANAVTKPAEQLPLEMVKNIHKLKDGQVGIVRSGNTILLLEVAASRSVPVDEKAAQPVIEQFLLNQRKTELAKAEVKKLRDTGKIEYLGEFSAPADVPAAPAAPVSATETPSAVSPEAGTAVDKGLSGLK, from the coding sequence ATGTCACACCACGCAGGTCGAGCACTGGTTCTTTCCATTCTGGCGACGGCAATGCTGGCGGCGTGCGGCGGAGAGAGCGGTGACAAGAAGGTCGCCACACAGGTCGCAGCGAAGGTCAACGGTGGCGAAGTGTCGGTGCATCAGATCAATCAGGTCATGCAGCGCACCAATGTGAGCAGTCCCGAGCAGGCCAAGGCAGCGAGCCGTCAGGTGCTGGAGCGACTGATCGATCAGGAACTGCTCGTCCAGCAGGCGATCGACAAGAAGCTCGACCGCGACCCGAAAACCCTGCAGGCGATCGAAGCCGCCAAGCGCGAAGTGCTTTCACGCGCCTACCTCGAACAGGTTTCGGCGGTTGCGCCCAAGCCGACCGAGTCCGAAATCACCGCCTACTACGCCGAACATCCCGAACTGTTCGCCGAACGGCGCATCTTCAGCCTGCGCGAGCTTGCGATCCAGGCCGGCCCGGAATTCATGCCGAAGCTGCAGGGGTATATGGCGGAACCGCGCAACATGCAGCAGGTTGCAGAGTGGCTGCGGTCCGAGAACGTGCGCTTCACGGCCAATGCGGTGACCAAGCCGGCCGAGCAACTGCCGCTGGAAATGGTCAAGAACATTCACAAGCTCAAGGATGGCCAGGTTGGCATCGTGCGGTCCGGAAACACGATACTGCTGCTCGAAGTGGCGGCGTCGCGCAGCGTGCCGGTCGACGAGAAGGCCGCTCAGCCGGTGATCGAACAGTTCCTGTTGAATCAGCGCAAGACCGAACTGGCGAAGGCCGAGGTCAAGAAGCTGCGTGACACGGGCAAAATCGAGTACCTCGGTGAATTCAGTGCGCCAGCCGATGTGCCGGCGGCGCCCGCTGCGCCGGTATCGGCGACGGAAACGCCTTCGGCAGTGTCGCCGGAGGCAGGCACCGCGGTGGACAAGGGCTTGTCGGGTCTCAAGTAG
- a CDS encoding DUF3301 domain-containing protein has translation MPVFELSALLVIGGLIWLWLDSLSAREIGMEASRAACHADGVQLLDDTVAIRKAWLARDDNGQMRIQRTYGFEYSDDGTRRRQGSVTLIGKRVVALYIAPHII, from the coding sequence ATGCCGGTTTTTGAACTCAGCGCCTTGCTGGTCATCGGAGGCTTGATATGGTTGTGGCTGGACAGCCTCAGCGCGCGCGAAATCGGCATGGAAGCAAGCCGCGCAGCCTGCCACGCCGACGGCGTGCAACTGCTTGACGACACCGTGGCCATCCGCAAGGCCTGGCTCGCACGCGACGACAACGGACAGATGCGCATCCAGCGCACCTATGGCTTCGAATACAGCGATGACGGTACCCGGCGCCGGCAGGGGTCCGTCACCCTGATCGGCAAGCGGGTCGTGGCGCTGTACATCGCCCCCCACATCATCTGA
- the pabB gene encoding aminodeoxychorismate synthase component I — protein MTFILDFASPSRLPRRLVFGPPVEIVRAETPAAVRPALQRVAQAARDGLHATGFVAYEAAPAFDRAARVLPGNTLPLVWFGLHEAPLDAPPHAPAAFSVSEWTLDTPRERYEQCIEAIHAAIRRGDAYQMNYTIRALASFEGDALAFYERLRVAQQADFCAYADIGSHRILSASPELFFSWQDGVLTTRPMKGTARRGQLPREDAELARWLRDSEKNRAENLMIVDLLRNDLSRLSMPGGVQVPHLFSIENYPTVLQMTSTITARTRPEVTIEDVFAALFPCGSITGAPKLKAMDIISDLETTPREVYCGAIGHIAPGGAARFNVAIRTVTLDVASGQMRCGLGGGITWDSVAADEYEEVRTKSRFLSRAARNFELLETLLLDDGEYALLERHLARLGSSARFFGFAAPDAARSALEAHALRHPKGRFRVRLLYGADGNVRLDSSAAGGTDTRACSVRLAVEPVSRAEPFLYHKTTRRSVYDAHFSHCAGSAFDVLLWNDAGELTEFTRGNLVLDIDGEQLTPPVASGLLDGTLRRDLVDSGVLREQVLTRADLSRAQQVWFINSVRGWIPVSLDVSPADTTPVPVPAYADPFAGDRDAG, from the coding sequence ATGACCTTCATACTGGATTTCGCGTCGCCCAGCCGGCTGCCCCGGCGTCTGGTGTTCGGCCCGCCGGTGGAGATCGTGCGTGCCGAAACGCCCGCTGCCGTCAGGCCGGCGCTGCAACGGGTCGCCCAGGCTGCGCGCGACGGTCTGCATGCGACGGGTTTCGTGGCGTACGAGGCCGCCCCGGCGTTCGACCGCGCTGCCCGCGTATTGCCGGGCAATACCTTGCCGCTGGTGTGGTTCGGCCTGCACGAGGCACCGCTCGATGCGCCGCCCCATGCGCCAGCCGCCTTTTCGGTTTCCGAGTGGACACTGGATACGCCGCGAGAGCGCTATGAGCAGTGCATCGAGGCGATCCATGCCGCGATCCGGCGCGGTGACGCCTATCAGATGAACTACACCATCCGGGCGCTGGCGTCGTTCGAGGGCGATGCGCTGGCTTTCTACGAGCGACTGCGCGTCGCCCAGCAGGCCGACTTCTGCGCCTACGCCGACATCGGCAGCCACCGCATCCTGTCCGCTTCGCCCGAGCTGTTCTTTTCCTGGCAGGACGGCGTGCTCACGACCCGGCCCATGAAAGGCACGGCGCGCCGTGGCCAGTTGCCGCGCGAGGACGCAGAACTGGCGCGCTGGCTGCGCGATTCGGAAAAGAACCGCGCCGAGAACCTGATGATCGTCGACCTGCTGCGCAACGACCTGTCGCGCCTGTCGATGCCGGGCGGCGTGCAGGTGCCGCATCTGTTCTCGATCGAGAACTACCCGACCGTGCTGCAGATGACGTCGACCATCACCGCACGCACGCGCCCTGAAGTGACGATCGAGGATGTGTTCGCCGCGCTGTTCCCGTGCGGTTCGATCACCGGCGCGCCCAAGCTCAAGGCGATGGACATCATTTCGGACCTGGAAACCACGCCGCGCGAGGTCTATTGCGGCGCGATCGGCCATATCGCGCCGGGCGGTGCCGCCCGGTTCAACGTCGCGATCCGCACCGTCACGCTCGATGTCGCCAGCGGCCAGATGCGCTGCGGTCTGGGTGGCGGCATCACGTGGGATTCGGTGGCGGCCGACGAGTACGAGGAAGTGCGCACCAAGAGCCGTTTCCTGTCCCGGGCCGCCCGCAATTTCGAGCTGCTCGAAACCTTGCTGCTCGACGATGGCGAATACGCGCTGCTGGAGCGTCATCTCGCACGGCTCGGCTCGTCGGCCCGCTTTTTCGGCTTCGCCGCGCCCGACGCAGCCCGCTCTGCACTCGAAGCCCATGCACTGCGCCACCCGAAAGGCCGCTTTCGCGTGCGTCTGCTGTATGGCGCCGATGGCAACGTGCGGCTCGACAGCTCGGCCGCCGGCGGCACCGACACGCGTGCCTGCAGCGTGCGCCTGGCGGTCGAACCGGTGTCGCGCGCCGAACCCTTCCTTTATCACAAGACCACCCGTCGCTCGGTCTATGACGCCCACTTCTCGCACTGTGCCGGCTCCGCGTTCGATGTGCTGCTGTGGAACGATGCCGGCGAACTGACCGAATTCACGCGCGGCAACCTGGTGCTCGACATCGACGGCGAGCAACTCACCCCACCGGTCGCGAGCGGCCTGCTTGACGGCACCTTGAGACGCGATCTGGTGGACAGCGGCGTGCTGCGCGAACAGGTGCTGACGCGTGCCGATCTTTCCCGGGCACAACAGGTATGGTTCATCAACAGCGTACGCGGCTGGATACCCGTCAGCCTCGACGTCAGCCCGGCCGACACCACACCGGTGCCGGTGCCCGCCTACGCAGACCCGTTCGCCGGTGACCGTGACGCGGGCTGA
- a CDS encoding aminopeptidase — translation MTRAEAAFRRLVLLCLTPLIVGCNSSFSPHYYWQAASGQFELWRLARPVGQVGADPATPQTLRERLALAVEIRDWASREMALPDNGSYRRYADLGRPYVVWNVFAADPLSVQPAQSCFPIAGCVSYRGFFSEADARAYAEARRADGLDVHVGGVPAYSTLGWFDDPLLNTFMHYPEIELVRLIVHELSHQIVYVRDDTEFNESFASAVEEEGVRRWLMRPGKDALRAGFERNQRIRADFAALVLKYRDALDAVYRSSSSDAAKRQEKARLIAALGDEYAAMRERDWGGFRGYDRWFAQDINNATLASIGLYSAAKPAFTRLIDASPDLPAVWTTLRELAALPRDERRARLDLPPAKEPIR, via the coding sequence GTGACGCGGGCTGAAGCAGCGTTTCGTCGCCTGGTCCTGCTGTGCCTGACGCCGCTGATCGTCGGCTGCAACAGCAGCTTCTCGCCGCATTACTACTGGCAGGCCGCGAGCGGACAGTTCGAACTGTGGCGTCTGGCCAGACCGGTCGGACAGGTCGGTGCCGACCCGGCGACGCCGCAGACCTTGCGCGAGCGGCTTGCGCTGGCCGTCGAAATCCGCGACTGGGCCAGCCGCGAAATGGCGCTGCCGGACAACGGCAGCTACCGCCGCTACGCCGATCTCGGTCGGCCCTACGTCGTGTGGAACGTATTTGCGGCCGACCCGCTGTCGGTACAGCCGGCCCAGTCCTGCTTCCCCATCGCCGGCTGCGTCAGTTACCGGGGTTTCTTCAGCGAAGCCGACGCACGGGCCTATGCCGAAGCGCGCCGCGCCGACGGCCTCGATGTGCATGTCGGCGGCGTGCCGGCCTACTCGACACTCGGCTGGTTCGATGACCCGCTGCTGAATACCTTCATGCACTACCCGGAAATCGAACTGGTGCGGCTGATCGTGCATGAGCTGTCGCACCAGATCGTCTATGTGCGCGACGACACCGAATTCAATGAATCCTTTGCCAGCGCAGTCGAAGAGGAAGGCGTACGGCGCTGGCTGATGCGGCCGGGCAAGGACGCCCTGCGCGCGGGTTTCGAACGCAATCAGCGCATCCGCGCCGATTTCGCCGCGCTGGTATTGAAGTACCGCGACGCACTGGATGCGGTCTATCGCTCATCGTCGAGCGACGCCGCAAAACGGCAGGAAAAGGCACGTCTGATCGCCGCACTCGGCGACGAGTACGCCGCCATGCGCGAACGCGACTGGGGCGGTTTTCGAGGCTATGACCGATGGTTCGCCCAGGACATCAACAATGCCACCCTGGCGTCGATCGGCCTGTACAGCGCGGCCAAGCCCGCCTTCACGCGGCTGATCGATGCGTCTCCCGACCTGCCTGCGGTCTGGACCACCTTGCGCGAGCTGGCCGCTCTGCCGCGCGACGAACGGCGCGCCCGCCTCGATCTGCCACCGGCAAAGGAACCGATCCGATGA
- a CDS encoding adenine phosphoribosyltransferase, whose protein sequence is MNIDDARHLQALIRTIPDFPSPGIQFRDVMPLLADARGFSLALEALAEGVAPHSIDLVAAIEARGFLLGGAVAQRLGCGLLPVRKPGKLPGPNHGIDYALEYGSDRLEMQVGALKPGARVLVIDDLIATGGTALACGELIGLAGGEVAGFRFLIDLPDLGGTARLSARGWDTRALLRY, encoded by the coding sequence ATGAACATCGATGACGCGCGCCACCTGCAGGCGCTGATCCGCACCATTCCCGACTTTCCGTCGCCCGGCATACAGTTTCGGGACGTGATGCCGCTGCTGGCCGACGCGCGCGGTTTTTCGCTGGCACTCGAGGCCCTGGCCGAAGGCGTCGCGCCGCACAGCATCGATCTGGTCGCCGCCATCGAAGCGAGAGGATTCCTGCTCGGCGGCGCCGTCGCGCAGCGGCTCGGCTGCGGTCTGCTGCCGGTACGCAAGCCGGGAAAACTTCCCGGCCCGAACCACGGCATCGATTACGCGCTGGAATACGGCAGCGACCGGCTGGAAATGCAGGTCGGCGCGCTGAAGCCGGGCGCCCGGGTGCTGGTGATCGACGACCTGATCGCCACCGGCGGTACGGCGCTGGCCTGCGGTGAATTGATTGGCCTGGCGGGCGGCGAAGTCGCCGGCTTTCGCTTCCTGATCGACCTGCCCGATCTCGGCGGCACGGCCCGACTCTCCGCGCGCGGCTGGGACACCCGCGCGCTGCTGCGCTACTGA